One region of Sebastes fasciatus isolate fSebFas1 chromosome 1, fSebFas1.pri, whole genome shotgun sequence genomic DNA includes:
- the gnl3l gene encoding guanine nucleotide-binding protein-like 3-like protein: MSKAKQKRAKRLGFLGKLKTKDGQKDDASGQKNNSAQSSVKGHRKPEEIRKQRLQDLQDRQKVSREREMMKRRNLQSFQNDILHRQREFEQKETEMQSLEKNVNFENENSRKAYYREFKKVVDASDVILEVLDARDPLGCRCPQVEQAVIQSGANKKIVLVLNKIDLVSKEIVEKWIKYLRNEFPTVAFKASTQQQNKNLKRSNVPVTQATTELLSTSACIGADCLMKLLANYCRNLDIKTAITVGVVGFPNVGKSSLINSLKRARACSVGATPGVTKCLQQVHLDKYIKLLDCPGIVMATSTTDAAMILRNCVKIEQLVDPFSPVEAILRRCNKAQILEHYGVSDFHTALEFLAMLARRQGKLRKGGLPDTDKAAKSVLMDWTGGRISYFTHPPETHTLPTHVSAEIVTEMGKAFDWDELEKGNQEVLAESSCPDIQMGFCMETTGMTEGVQGELPSDLETVGGFSEEPEFKEETESMDDGHDAEFGPMTVEIKSQRSKTGLPASDAAPRAPNLKDILGVDPLQQGQALLAAGKKRKKQQKRADKIATKLSDTLTAAMDFSFSD, from the exons ATGTCTAAAGCTA AACAAAAACGAGCTAAACGTCTCGGTTTCCTCGGAAAGTTAAAG ACTAAAGATGGACAAAAGGACGACGCTTCAGGGCAGAAAAATAATTCAGCGCAGTCATCTGTCAAAGGCCACAGAAAACCAGAAGAGATCCGGAAGCAGAGG CTTCAGGACCTCCAGGACCGGCAGAAAGTCTCTAGAGAACgagagatgatgaagaggaggaatcTCCAAAGCTTTCAGAATGACATCCTACATCGACAAAGAGAGTTTGAGCAGAAG GAGACGGAGATGCAGAGTTTGGAGAAGAatgttaattttgaaaatgagAATTCGAGAAAAGCATATTACAGAGAATTTAAAAAG gtagtGGATGCCTCAGATGTGATTTTGGAGGTGTTGGATGCACGTGACCCTCTCGGCTGCAGATGTCCTCAGGTGGAGCAGGCGGTCATTCAAAGCGGAGCGAACAAGAAGATAGTTTTAGTGCTTAATAAAATTG ATTTGGTGTCAAAGGAAATCGTGGAAAAGTGGATTAAATATCTTCGTAACGAGTTTCCTACGGTCGCTTTTAAAGCATCAACTCAGCAGCAGAACAAGAACTTG AAACGCAGTAACGTACCAGTGACACAGGCCACCACAGAGCTTCTTAGCACCAGCGCTTGTATTGGTGCAGATTGCTTGATGAAGCTGCTCGCCAACTACTGCCGCAACCTGGACATAAAGACGGCCATCACCGTCGGCGTTGTAG GTTTTCCTAACGTGGGGAAGAGTAGTTTGATCAACAGTTTGAAACGGGCACGAGCGTGTAGTGTCGGAGCCACTCCTGGTGTCACCAA GTGCCTTCAACAGGTGCATTTGGACAAATACATCAAGCTTCTAGATTGCCCCGGCATCGTCATGGCAACTTCAACGACCGACGCAGCGATGATTCTTCGCAACTGTGTGAAAATCGAACAGCTTGTAGATCCCTTTTCACCCGTTGAAGCCATCCTTCGACGCTGCAACAAAGCGCAG ATCTTGGAGCACTACGGAGTTTCAGACTTTCACACAGCTCTGGAGTTCTTGGCGATGCTCGCTCGACGTCAAGGCAAACTGAGAAAGGGAGGACTGCCCGACACTGACAAAGCAGCAAAGAGTGTGTTAATGGACTGGACAgg GGGAAGGATCAGCTACTTCACGCATCCTCCAGAGACGCACACTCTTCCCACGCACGTCAGCGCTGAGATTGTTACGGAGATGGGTAAAGCTTTTGACTGGGATGAGCTGGAAAAAGGAAACCAGGAGGTTCTTGCAG AGTCATCTTGTCCTGATATCCAAATGGGATTCTGCATGGAAACCACTGGAATGACAGAAGGCGTCCAGGGTGAACTACCGTCTGACCTGGAAACGGTGGGGGGGTTCTCGGAAGAGCCAGAATTTAAAGAAGAAACTGAATCTATGGATGATGGCCATGACGCAGAG TTTGGACCAATGACGGTGGAGATAAAATCTCAGAGGTCGAAGACGGGCTTGCCTGCAAGTGATGCGGCACCGAGGGCTCCGAATCTGAAGGATATCTTGGGTGTAGATCCTCTACAGCAGGGTCAGGCACTCCTGGCTGCCGGCAAGAAGAGGAAAAAGCAACAGAAAAGAGCTG ACAAAATTGCCACCAAACTCTCTGACACCTTGACAGCTGCAATGGACTTCTCATTTTCAGATTAA